The following are encoded together in the Glycine soja cultivar W05 chromosome 5, ASM419377v2, whole genome shotgun sequence genome:
- the LOC114412964 gene encoding fasciclin-like arabinogalactan protein 11, producing the protein MRIMQESQSFIIPTTILLLALCYTTSGQLSPIQPPTTSPSLPSPPLSQPSPPSPALHSPPATAPAPGFNTVPLVPVTPSGAPTPTTIIPKGPTIDIVQILRKAKRFSVLTRLLKTTQLINQLNSQLVTSSSGGLTLFAPEDSAFSKLKAGFLNSLTDRQKVELLQFHTLSSVISISNFDTLTNPVQTQAGDDPQRLQLNVTTYGGSQVSMATGAVNASVTGTVYSDNKLAIYQVDKVLLPLDLVLPSKAPAPSPALARKGLPKADKGNSTAADDGTVDGNDDSDGKALPAGVSAGCTMKWVNNVVVVGVVGLVGGVLM; encoded by the coding sequence ATGAGGATCATGCAAGAATCTCAATCTTTCATTATTCCCACCACAATTCTACTACTAGCACTATGCTACACCACTTCAGGCCAACTCTCACCAATTCAACCCCCCACAACATCACCATCACTCCCATCACCACCACTATCCCAACCCTCCCCGCCGTCTCCGGCACTCCACTCCCCGCCGGCAACCGCGCCGGCGCCGGGGTTCAACACTGTCCCTCTTGTCCCAGTAACCCCAAGTGGGGCCCCCACACCCACCACCATCATCCCTAAGGGCCCCACCATTGACATAGTCCAAATCCTAAGAAAAGCCAAAAGGTTCTCAGTCCTCACTCGCCTTCTCAAAACCACACAACTCATAAACCAACTCAACTCACAGCTCGTAACTTCAAGCTCAGGAGGGTTAACCCTATTTGCACCCGAAGACAGTGCCTTCTCCAAACTCAAAGCAGGGTTCCTCAACTCCCTCACTGATAGACAGAAGGTGGAGCTCTTACAGTTCCACACTCTCTCTTCCGTCATTTCCATCTCAAACTTTGATACCCTCACGAACCCGGTTCAGACGCAGGCCGGTGATGACCCTCAGAGGCTGCAACTTAACGTCACCACTTACGGCGGCAGCCAGGTCAGCATGGCCACCGGCGCCGTCAACGCCTCCGTCACCGGCACCGTTTACTCCGACAACAAGTTGGCCATATACCAGGTGGACAAGGTGCTTCTCCCTCTTGACCTAGTGCTTCCCAGCAAGGCGCCGGCGCCGTCACCGGCGTTGGCGAGAAAGGGTTTGCCGAAGGCTGATAAAGGGAATTCCACGGCGGCGGACGATGGCACTGTTGACGGCAACGATGACAGCGACGGGAAGGCCTTGCCGGCGGGTGTTTCTGCAGGGTGTACGATGAAGTGGGTGAATAACGTTGTTGTTGTAGGAGTGGTGGGTTTGGTGGGTGGTGTTTTGATGTAA